A portion of the Leptospira congkakensis genome contains these proteins:
- the batB gene encoding VWA domain-containing protein BatB yields MIDSSLAATIAIISISIWMIVFFGKLYLNIKANSFRNQNPNLINRIYTANTKVYLMRIFCFLISMFLALYSLFKIKSTEVESIKEFESADILFVVDVSLSMNAIDVSPNRLKRFQDLALRILPEIKGNRIGIIVFAGQSFSFCPLTTDISSVSDYIQALGVEMVGSKGTDLSLALERVHKIRKKNNPITSQITVLVSDGEDHENQTLPKIEGEVIVWGIGTEEGGLIEYRDPGTGRGGFVTTDAGISDSPSAPNLVVSKMNTEKLKSIASQNNGTYYDVSFLADGAYALLDTIQSVKKKKIQTIERFKNEDGAHPFLIASVFFLFLERIINLFLQKLPKTIYTILLLLLLFRVSGLEAWELDPGGNAMERGAKSYHQKKYTESQKEFEKAKEYIPDDPRLLYNESTNAYQSGQYKDAIGIAEKILSHPKTDNDLKAKTNFSLGNIYSKLGEKKKALNAYSKTLELDPNHLSAKKNIEHLTKKQESNQNQSPKNNESNENKPQNDRKENQKEEKSDAERILDPFSQDSILKNKKGGFSDNEKFW; encoded by the coding sequence ATGATTGATTCAAGTTTAGCAGCAACAATAGCAATCATTTCTATAAGCATATGGATGATTGTATTTTTTGGAAAACTATATTTAAATATTAAAGCAAATTCATTTCGGAACCAAAATCCAAATCTAATAAACAGAATCTATACTGCTAATACAAAAGTTTATTTAATGCGAATTTTCTGTTTTTTAATTTCCATGTTTTTAGCACTTTATTCCTTATTTAAAATCAAATCTACGGAAGTAGAATCCATTAAAGAATTTGAGTCTGCAGATATACTTTTTGTTGTCGATGTTAGTTTATCAATGAATGCCATTGATGTAAGTCCAAACCGCCTAAAACGATTTCAAGATTTAGCATTAAGAATCCTTCCAGAAATCAAAGGGAATCGAATAGGAATCATTGTTTTTGCAGGACAATCATTTTCCTTTTGCCCATTAACAACAGATATATCGTCGGTTTCAGACTATATACAGGCACTTGGAGTGGAAATGGTTGGTTCCAAAGGAACAGACCTTTCTTTGGCACTAGAAAGAGTTCATAAGATCAGAAAAAAAAATAACCCTATCACTTCTCAAATTACTGTTCTCGTTTCGGATGGAGAAGATCACGAAAACCAAACCTTACCAAAGATTGAAGGTGAGGTGATTGTTTGGGGAATTGGAACGGAAGAAGGTGGGCTTATCGAATATCGTGACCCAGGAACAGGGCGAGGTGGATTTGTCACTACAGATGCAGGAATTTCCGATTCTCCTTCGGCACCTAACTTAGTGGTTTCAAAAATGAATACGGAAAAACTAAAGTCAATCGCGAGCCAGAATAATGGAACTTATTATGATGTTTCATTCTTAGCAGACGGAGCCTACGCACTGTTAGACACCATTCAATCCGTTAAAAAGAAAAAAATACAAACCATCGAACGATTCAAAAACGAGGATGGAGCTCATCCGTTTCTAATTGCATCGGTTTTCTTTCTATTTTTAGAACGAATCATAAATCTTTTCCTGCAGAAACTTCCCAAAACAATTTACACAATTCTACTTTTGTTATTACTCTTCAGAGTCAGCGGCTTGGAAGCATGGGAATTAGATCCGGGTGGGAATGCAATGGAACGAGGTGCAAAGTCCTATCATCAAAAAAAATATACGGAAAGCCAGAAAGAATTCGAAAAAGCAAAAGAATACATCCCCGATGATCCACGACTGTTATACAATGAATCAACCAATGCCTACCAATCAGGTCAATACAAAGATGCCATAGGGATCGCTGAAAAAATCCTCTCTCACCCAAAAACAGACAATGACTTAAAAGCAAAAACAAACTTTTCGTTAGGAAACATTTATTCAAAATTAGGTGAGAAAAAGAAAGCACTGAATGCTTACTCGAAAACCTTAGAACTTGATCCGAATCATTTATCCGCCAAAAAAAACATCGAACACCTAACAAAAAAACAAGAATCTAACCAAAACCAATCACCAAAAAACAACGAATCAAACGAAAACAAACCACAGAATGATCGAAAAGAGAATCAAAAAGAAGAAAAGTCAGATGCAGAAAGAATTTTAGATCCTTTCTCGCAAGACTCTATTTTAAAAAATAAAAAAGGAGGTTTTTCGGATAATGAAAAATTCTGGTAA
- a CDS encoding BatD family protein: MKNSGKLTILFFLFGFLPFNHISSADVEFHLFPDEFSLGEHAKLEVKVHGDKPFRALQTNIKKNGVRVRFSGSGTETQIINFKVSRSQILNYYVDTESEGTFKLPEISVEYDQKAYTSPAIPFKVSKKSAHPQNQFFNPFQIESNDSPTEGSPEVAFHTNKSVFYKGEPVVGYFVLYYNGYRQPFLERDPNESISFPYFLSETLRQVSVQIEPEIQRNNVLKKTLVYDKEIYGLTPIKSGRFQIGKTKFISGDSLRFNSLQETVNTTQATVTVLDLPPTKLSNFTGAIGNFKLSLTQFPKEIHEGETAYFEITVEGDGGYEGINPNKTSEKKTQLISQNKTKTFRKLDSGDYGFYSIVRFQYAYQTSRNNKLQLEPYTFSFFSLKEKQYKTISIDFPEIPILPERKLEEKSLSGKPNLSSGPPIFVLVFLTILGIFTYLGFKRYQHQKQLQELTEMVVHLGKKRNSFLADHLAKLKLPEEDINFLVNLLENGDKETLKVAFQNLTKKEKHKLIQLTKTIKPKD, from the coding sequence ATGAAAAATTCTGGTAAACTCACGATTCTATTTTTTCTTTTTGGATTCCTTCCTTTCAATCATATTAGTTCAGCCGATGTTGAGTTTCATTTATTTCCCGATGAATTTTCACTTGGAGAACATGCTAAACTAGAAGTGAAAGTGCATGGAGACAAACCCTTCCGTGCATTACAAACAAATATCAAAAAAAATGGTGTCCGTGTTCGATTCTCTGGTAGCGGCACCGAAACACAAATTATCAACTTCAAAGTGTCTCGTTCCCAAATATTAAACTACTATGTTGATACCGAATCGGAAGGAACATTCAAACTTCCAGAAATTTCTGTAGAATATGACCAAAAAGCATACACTTCACCTGCAATTCCGTTTAAAGTAAGCAAAAAAAGTGCACATCCTCAAAACCAATTTTTTAATCCATTTCAAATAGAAAGCAATGACTCTCCCACAGAAGGATCACCAGAAGTAGCCTTTCATACAAACAAATCAGTTTTTTATAAGGGTGAACCAGTTGTGGGATATTTTGTTCTCTACTATAACGGCTACAGACAACCTTTTTTAGAAAGAGATCCGAACGAATCCATATCCTTTCCATATTTTTTATCAGAAACATTACGGCAAGTATCCGTACAAATTGAACCCGAAATACAAAGGAACAATGTTTTAAAAAAAACTTTAGTATACGATAAAGAAATCTATGGTTTGACACCAATTAAATCAGGAAGATTTCAAATTGGAAAAACTAAATTCATCTCGGGAGATAGTTTACGATTCAATTCGTTACAAGAAACCGTAAACACAACGCAAGCCACCGTGACTGTTCTGGATCTTCCGCCAACCAAACTTAGTAATTTTACTGGAGCGATAGGAAACTTCAAACTCTCTCTGACTCAGTTCCCAAAAGAAATTCACGAAGGAGAAACTGCCTACTTTGAAATTACCGTAGAAGGTGATGGTGGTTACGAGGGGATCAATCCCAATAAAACATCGGAAAAAAAGACCCAACTCATTTCACAAAATAAAACAAAAACTTTCCGCAAGTTAGATTCAGGAGATTATGGATTTTATTCTATCGTTCGATTTCAATATGCTTACCAAACATCTAGGAATAATAAGTTACAATTAGAACCTTATACATTCAGCTTTTTCTCTTTAAAGGAAAAACAATACAAAACAATATCGATTGATTTTCCTGAAATTCCTATACTACCAGAAAGAAAACTTGAAGAAAAATCCCTTTCTGGAAAACCAAACCTATCTAGTGGACCGCCCATTTTTGTTTTAGTATTTCTAACAATTCTTGGAATTTTTACCTATTTAGGATTTAAAAGATACCAACATCAAAAACAGTTGCAGGAATTAACAGAAATGGTTGTTCACTTGGGTAAAAAAAGAAATTCATTTCTTGCAGACCACTTGGCTAAACTAAAATTGCCTGAAGAAGACATCAATTTCCTTGTAAATCTTTTAGAAAATGGGGACAAAGAAACCCTTAAAGTCGCATTCCAAAACCTAACTAAAAAAGAAAAACACAAACTCATACAATTAACTAAAACAATAAAACCAAAGGATTAA
- the htpG gene encoding molecular chaperone HtpG, whose translation MSAEETGKISVETENIFPIIKKWLYSEKDIFLRELVSNASDAITKLKKISLSEEFEGGNDYKIDLNFDVDARILTIEDNGVGMTTDEVKKYINQIAFSGATDFAKQYQNAENKAEIIGHFGLGFYSSFMVSKKVTIETKSYKKGQTAVMWSSESGTDFTISPIEKEFRGTKISLYLDSESGEYLDKWKLKELIKKYCDFLPVGIYVQGEKANREKPLWSEEPAKIKEEEYKDFHSYLFPFSGESLFHIHLNVDYPFRLQGILYFPKLTHELEASKNGIKLFCNHVFVSDNASELIPQFLTILKGTIDIPDLPLNVSRSYLQNDPLVKKISNHIIKKVADRLIDDFKKERSKYEENWTDISLFVKYGVLTDEKFYDAMKDHLIFKNSEGGYSTTSEYWEKNKEKNQNKIFYANETEMGSVYMELLKSQGLEAILVDSKIDSHLIQHLEMKNPDWKFQRVDSEIADQVLDKEVQDNLVNEENKTESDRIQSLFLASLPTEGVEVKVEALKSLEVPGVILLPEFMRRMSEMNSMLNREDTKNILKSHTLMVNSKSPLVKSALQAFEGVNPEKGKKLARAIYDLSLLSAKVMDEKDVSEYTKRTTEFLQEIFST comes from the coding sequence ATGTCAGCTGAAGAAACAGGGAAAATCAGTGTAGAAACGGAAAATATCTTTCCCATCATTAAAAAATGGTTGTACTCCGAAAAAGATATTTTTTTAAGGGAACTCGTGTCCAATGCCAGCGATGCCATCACTAAGTTAAAAAAGATATCACTATCAGAAGAATTTGAAGGTGGCAATGATTATAAAATCGATTTAAATTTTGATGTAGACGCAAGGATTCTAACCATTGAAGACAATGGAGTTGGGATGACCACTGATGAGGTCAAAAAATACATCAATCAAATTGCATTTTCTGGTGCCACAGATTTTGCTAAACAATATCAAAATGCAGAGAACAAAGCCGAAATCATTGGCCATTTTGGTTTAGGTTTTTATTCCTCTTTTATGGTTTCTAAAAAAGTAACAATAGAAACAAAATCCTACAAGAAAGGACAAACGGCTGTTATGTGGTCAAGTGAATCAGGAACAGACTTTACCATCTCACCTATTGAAAAGGAATTCAGAGGAACAAAAATTTCTCTTTATCTGGATAGTGAGTCTGGTGAATACCTAGACAAATGGAAACTGAAAGAACTAATCAAAAAATATTGTGATTTTCTACCTGTAGGGATTTATGTCCAAGGCGAAAAAGCAAACCGAGAAAAACCACTATGGTCAGAAGAACCGGCAAAAATCAAAGAAGAAGAGTATAAAGACTTTCATTCCTATTTGTTTCCGTTCTCTGGCGAATCTCTCTTTCATATCCATTTGAATGTAGACTACCCATTCCGTTTGCAAGGGATCTTGTATTTTCCAAAACTCACACATGAATTGGAAGCTTCAAAGAATGGAATTAAACTTTTTTGTAACCATGTTTTTGTTAGCGACAATGCAAGCGAACTCATTCCACAGTTCTTAACTATATTAAAAGGAACTATTGATATTCCAGACCTCCCTCTAAACGTTTCAAGATCCTATTTACAAAATGATCCTCTTGTAAAAAAAATATCAAACCATATCATCAAAAAAGTTGCTGATCGTCTGATTGATGATTTCAAAAAAGAAAGAAGTAAATATGAGGAAAATTGGACTGATATTTCATTATTTGTAAAATACGGAGTATTAACAGACGAAAAATTTTACGATGCCATGAAAGATCATTTGATTTTCAAAAACTCGGAAGGTGGATACTCCACAACTTCTGAATATTGGGAAAAAAATAAGGAAAAAAACCAAAACAAAATCTTTTATGCAAATGAAACCGAAATGGGTTCCGTTTATATGGAGTTATTAAAATCGCAAGGATTAGAAGCGATCCTAGTTGATTCCAAAATTGATTCCCACCTCATCCAACACTTAGAAATGAAAAATCCAGATTGGAAATTTCAGAGAGTGGATTCAGAGATTGCGGACCAAGTTCTTGATAAAGAAGTCCAAGACAACTTAGTCAACGAAGAAAACAAAACAGAATCAGACAGAATCCAATCTTTATTTTTAGCTTCTTTACCAACTGAAGGGGTAGAGGTAAAAGTAGAAGCCCTAAAATCTCTTGAGGTTCCGGGAGTCATCCTTTTGCCAGAATTCATGCGAAGAATGTCAGAGATGAACTCGATGTTAAACCGAGAAGACACAAAGAACATTCTAAAATCACACACCCTTATGGTTAATTCCAAATCACCTCTGGTCAAATCCGCATTACAGGCGTTCGAAGGTGTTAATCCAGAAAAAGGAAAAAAATTGGCACGAGCCATTTATGACCTTTCCTTACTTTCTGCGAAAGTGATGGATGAAAAAGATGTTTCGGAGTATACCAAAAGGACAACGGAATTCCTCCAAGAGATTTTTTCTACTTAA
- a CDS encoding PAS domain-containing sensor histidine kinase, which translates to MIQICITSRLSSLPVVVAYKKGYFEEFGVKVTLHVNTHHKAIMPLLDAGRVEAGEVPTIAYLQDSFLKKSKLKRIYKGIYLYHSPLSFYSRFQFKPEDLTRNKAYILPVPHQYSVERLFAEKFLEEYAPKNPVKVRYIDTPGFLEEKEFLKPSCLGLVSDPFSSPFLRNFQDFANTLKLPILEAKSFYPSTLLAFSGDAILKTGREVSGVLLAVKKAIDFLQNTNGQNTGNIWEDLQLSHFYPHLRVGETKNLLNAHPLIQKGVFSYQGDATTLFPLLKDVYFRLIRRVIQPEAVKSALDFDEILSALEPKKVFDVRKLSSFQEPAESKLHAPSQINYRKLNAVRHLIVDVNSVVLDILQGNYNSRINSDETLQLDNRVKVLVNSMLDSFTAKMELQREEITELENLISILEIKLDRSAVDLQYSEEKYRYLFEFSREAIALVDADTGSILEANNQFRSLTSYTRGDITKLNIEDIILGNQVSNQLRFGSDLSSDTMLSLPDVEILVKDGSKLEVDISFTSILLSPKKRYQVQFRPNSERKEQERLQHEFISNVSHELRSPMTNIRGYLEFFKSDTSLPFNTEHKNMLEVIDKNAKRLSFLIENLLKLTTSREKDKEAEVIEIFDPVPVIEDVIHMNSHLAKGKPIEWNLSLKKGFFLRGIKFEFSQIITNLYVNALKYTAKGKIGISILETNGKIEITVEDTGLGIDPNYKNQIFDRFFRIPSSDNKKIGGTGLGLSIVKSLVDKMSGEIFVESTMGMGSKFTIYFPKVNVNV; encoded by the coding sequence GTGATCCAGATTTGTATAACAAGTCGACTTAGCTCCTTACCGGTTGTAGTAGCCTATAAAAAAGGATACTTTGAAGAATTTGGTGTGAAGGTTACCCTCCACGTCAATACCCACCATAAGGCAATTATGCCATTACTAGACGCGGGTCGAGTGGAAGCCGGCGAAGTTCCCACTATCGCTTACTTACAAGATAGTTTCCTAAAAAAATCAAAACTAAAACGAATTTATAAAGGAATTTACCTCTACCATTCACCACTTTCTTTTTATTCCAGATTTCAATTCAAACCAGAAGATCTCACAAGAAACAAAGCATACATACTTCCTGTTCCGCACCAATACTCAGTCGAGAGACTCTTTGCAGAAAAATTTTTAGAAGAATACGCACCAAAAAATCCTGTTAAAGTTCGTTACATTGACACTCCAGGATTTTTGGAGGAAAAGGAATTTTTAAAACCTTCTTGTTTGGGATTAGTGTCCGATCCATTTTCCAGTCCCTTTCTTAGAAACTTCCAAGATTTTGCAAACACACTCAAGTTACCCATTCTAGAAGCAAAATCTTTTTATCCGTCCACCTTACTTGCGTTCAGTGGCGATGCCATATTAAAAACAGGAAGAGAGGTTTCCGGAGTACTTCTCGCTGTCAAAAAAGCCATAGATTTTTTACAAAATACAAATGGTCAAAACACTGGAAACATTTGGGAAGATTTACAGTTATCTCATTTTTACCCGCACTTACGGGTTGGAGAAACCAAAAATCTTTTAAACGCACATCCTCTCATTCAAAAAGGCGTTTTTTCTTACCAAGGAGATGCCACTACACTTTTCCCACTCTTAAAAGATGTTTACTTCCGATTGATCAGAAGAGTGATTCAACCAGAAGCTGTAAAGTCTGCTCTCGACTTTGATGAAATCCTTTCTGCCTTAGAACCAAAAAAAGTTTTTGATGTTAGAAAACTGAGTAGTTTCCAAGAACCGGCAGAATCAAAACTCCATGCCCCATCGCAAATCAATTACAGAAAACTCAATGCTGTCAGACATCTAATTGTGGATGTAAACTCAGTTGTTTTGGATATTTTGCAAGGGAACTACAACTCTAGAATCAACTCAGATGAAACATTACAGTTAGACAATCGAGTCAAAGTTCTCGTCAACTCCATGTTAGATTCTTTTACCGCCAAAATGGAACTCCAAAGGGAGGAAATTACTGAACTTGAAAATCTAATCTCAATTTTAGAGATCAAACTAGACAGATCCGCCGTGGATTTACAATATTCTGAAGAAAAATATAGATACCTATTCGAATTTTCCCGAGAGGCCATCGCCCTAGTAGATGCCGACACAGGAAGTATTCTCGAAGCAAACAACCAGTTTCGCTCTCTCACCAGTTATACGAGAGGGGATATCACAAAATTAAATATAGAAGATATCATTTTGGGAAATCAAGTTTCAAACCAACTCCGATTTGGTTCCGATCTTTCTTCCGATACAATGTTATCTCTTCCTGATGTGGAAATCCTTGTCAAAGATGGAAGCAAACTAGAAGTCGATATTAGTTTCACCTCCATCCTTCTTTCCCCGAAAAAAAGATACCAAGTCCAATTTCGTCCAAACTCCGAAAGAAAAGAACAAGAACGATTACAACATGAATTCATTTCCAATGTGAGTCACGAACTTCGAAGCCCAATGACAAATATCAGAGGGTATTTGGAATTTTTTAAATCCGACACATCATTACCATTTAACACCGAACATAAAAATATGTTAGAGGTAATCGATAAAAATGCAAAAAGGCTTAGCTTTTTGATTGAAAACCTATTAAAATTAACAACATCCAGGGAAAAAGACAAAGAAGCTGAAGTGATAGAAATTTTCGATCCAGTTCCTGTTATCGAAGATGTGATTCATATGAACTCACATCTTGCAAAAGGGAAACCAATCGAATGGAATCTTTCACTCAAAAAAGGTTTTTTCTTACGAGGGATCAAATTCGAATTTTCACAGATCATTACCAACCTCTATGTAAATGCCCTAAAATACACAGCCAAAGGGAAAATCGGAATCTCCATTTTGGAAACCAACGGCAAAATAGAAATTACAGTGGAAGACACAGGACTTGGTATCGATCCGAATTATAAAAATCAAATCTTCGATCGTTTTTTTCGAATCCCATCTTCTGATAATAAAAAAATTGGTGGAACAGGGCTTGGGTTATCAATCGTGAAATCTCTAGTGGACAAAATGTCCGGAGAAATCTTTGTCGAAAGTACGATGGGGATGGGAAGTAAATTTACCATCTACTTCCCGAAGGTAAACGTCAACGTTTAG
- a CDS encoding AZOBR_p60025 family cell surface glycopolymer formation protein produces the protein MQNGSVKLRHLWVLIFLFVLGVGGLIYFKTAPYQHSLSALIGIWEGFYEINPNLVDSNFVIYKSGGYDGQFFYFLAKDLFDSGDWGLIVDSYHFRFHRIGLSLFSGFISHFIGFSYYPAITLSFLFLLFFVSVFCLYSLLPEKSKWYVIFYLFSPFSLNANLLLVADSLFVSFGIIAFYFFKNKKDYLAVFFFLLMVLTRELGVLFLLPIVLKNLSEKKWEKMILYSIPGFAFLCLVGYGWIHPPNHLGTNPLGFRDMTDLPLFGFFKSFQEGESFQFKLKEFPKILFFISFLTLSITSIQSLKKSFSTDIYLLFPILGSLFVILIAEQGYWRSFDNLSRMFTLILPFSLLLNDALKRPFLRLFLGISITLFVFFIVRILWITPTKEYFLSL, from the coding sequence TTGCAAAATGGAAGTGTGAAGCTACGCCATCTTTGGGTTCTGATTTTTTTGTTCGTTTTAGGAGTAGGGGGGCTCATTTACTTCAAAACGGCGCCCTATCAACATTCCTTGTCTGCTCTCATCGGGATTTGGGAAGGATTTTACGAAATCAACCCAAACTTAGTCGATTCAAATTTTGTAATCTACAAATCAGGTGGATATGATGGACAGTTTTTCTATTTTCTCGCAAAAGACCTGTTTGATTCTGGTGACTGGGGTCTTATCGTAGATTCTTACCACTTTCGATTCCATCGCATCGGACTTTCCCTTTTTTCCGGTTTTATTTCACATTTCATTGGATTCTCTTACTATCCAGCGATCACTCTTAGTTTTCTATTTTTGCTATTTTTTGTTTCTGTATTTTGTTTGTACTCTCTACTCCCAGAAAAATCAAAATGGTATGTTATTTTTTATTTATTCTCACCATTTTCATTAAACGCAAATTTACTCTTAGTTGCTGATTCTTTATTTGTCAGCTTTGGAATCATCGCATTTTACTTTTTTAAAAACAAAAAAGACTACTTGGCAGTTTTTTTCTTTCTCCTAATGGTTCTCACCCGTGAACTCGGAGTATTATTTCTTTTACCGATTGTTTTAAAAAACCTTAGCGAAAAAAAATGGGAAAAGATGATTCTTTATTCAATTCCAGGATTCGCATTTCTTTGTTTGGTGGGGTATGGATGGATCCATCCTCCTAACCATTTGGGAACCAACCCTCTTGGATTCAGAGATATGACAGACCTTCCTTTATTTGGATTTTTTAAAAGTTTCCAAGAAGGAGAGTCTTTTCAGTTCAAACTAAAAGAATTTCCAAAAATATTATTTTTTATCTCATTCCTAACTCTATCGATAACCAGCATCCAATCTCTAAAAAAATCATTTTCTACTGATATCTATTTACTGTTCCCCATTTTGGGGAGTTTGTTTGTCATACTCATTGCCGAGCAAGGGTATTGGAGATCCTTTGACAACCTCAGCCGAATGTTCACACTCATTCTGCCTTTTTCCTTACTTCTAAACGACGCCTTAAAAAGACCTTTTCTTCGTTTATTCCTTGGAATATCCATAACCTTATTTGTATTTTTTATCGTTCGAATCCTCTGGATCACACCCACAAAGGAGTATTTCTTAAGTCTATGA
- a CDS encoding 1,4-dihydroxy-6-naphthoate synthase encodes MISLAYSPCPNDTFLFYHLIRNTNYPVKEELYDVENLNEFAFQGKFPVTKLSFAAYFHIIEKYILLETGSALGRGCGPIVVRKKNTKTDLSNYKNLYVPGLLTTANLLLSLHMDGKQKPTPLRYDEIIPKVLSEENSLGVIIHEERFTYEARGMEKVVDLGEWWESSTGYPIPLGAIAIRRDIPRDEALKFQSNLRDSLKAAYSEPKEMMDYIRTNSQNKEDAVIKSHIDLYVNDFTKTLGDEGHGAVEYLLKRAVEAGFISKPTSLPLFLGES; translated from the coding sequence ATGATATCTCTCGCTTATTCACCATGCCCCAACGACACCTTTCTTTTTTACCATTTGATTCGAAATACCAATTACCCGGTAAAAGAAGAACTTTATGATGTAGAAAACTTAAACGAGTTTGCTTTCCAAGGCAAGTTTCCGGTCACAAAACTTTCGTTTGCTGCCTATTTCCATATTATAGAAAAATACATTCTATTAGAAACTGGTTCTGCATTAGGAAGAGGTTGTGGCCCGATCGTTGTCAGAAAAAAAAATACAAAAACAGACCTTAGTAATTATAAAAATTTATACGTTCCAGGTCTTTTGACCACAGCGAATCTTCTTCTTTCTCTCCATATGGACGGAAAACAAAAACCAACTCCACTTCGTTATGATGAGATCATACCAAAAGTACTTAGTGAAGAAAATAGTCTTGGTGTCATCATTCACGAAGAACGATTTACCTACGAAGCAAGAGGAATGGAAAAGGTTGTGGATCTTGGAGAATGGTGGGAAAGTTCCACGGGATATCCCATTCCCTTAGGTGCCATAGCAATCCGCCGCGACATCCCCCGTGACGAAGCCTTAAAGTTCCAATCCAATCTTAGAGACAGTTTGAAGGCAGCATATTCAGAACCAAAAGAAATGATGGATTATATCCGAACCAATTCGCAAAACAAGGAAGATGCGGTAATCAAATCCCATATCGATTTGTATGTAAATGATTTTACAAAAACTTTAGGGGATGAAGGTCACGGTGCAGTAGAGTATCTTCTCAAACGTGCGGTTGAGGCAGGTTTCATTTCAAAACCCACCTCACTTCCGTTATTTTTAGGAGAAAGTTAA